One genomic segment of Stegostoma tigrinum isolate sSteTig4 chromosome 21, sSteTig4.hap1, whole genome shotgun sequence includes these proteins:
- the LOC125463007 gene encoding ras-related protein Rab-21-like translates to MAAAAGKSYCFKVVLLGEGCVGKTSLVLRYCENKFSDKHITTLQASFLTKKLNISGKRVNLAIWDTAGQERFHALGPIYYRDSNGAILVYDITDEDSFQKVKNWVKELRKMLGSEICLCIVGNKTDLEKDRNVSVQEAEAYALSVGAKHFHTSAKVNKGIEELFLDVCKKMLEVAQAEEAARENDPSRGASARRGVQIIDDEPQPLSNGGCCSGS, encoded by the exons ATGGCGGCAGCTGCTGGCAAGAGCTACTGCTTCAAAGTCGTGCTGTTAGGGGAAGGCTGCGTGGGGAAAACTTCCCTGGTGTTGAGATATTGTGAAAATAAATTCAGCGACAAGCACATCACCACGTTGCAG GCCTCTTTCTTGACCAAGAAATTGAACATCAGTGGAAAGCGAGTGAATCTTGCGATATGG GACACAGCCGGACAGGAACGCTTTCATGCTTTGGGTCCCATTTACTACCGTGATTCTAATGGAGCCATTTTAGTGTATGACATCACCGATGAAGACTCCTTCCAGAAG GTGAAGAACTGGGTGAAAGAGCTGAGGAAGATGCTTGGCAGTGAAATCTGTCTCTGTATTGTAG gaaataaaactgactTGGAGAAGGATAGGAATGTGTCTGTTCAAGAAGCAGAGGC CTATGCATTGTCTGTAGGAGCAAAGCACTTCCACACTTCCGCTAAAGTGAATAAAGGCATTGAGGAACTCTTTCTCGATGTTTGTAAAA AGATGCTTGAAGTTGCCCAAGCTGAGGAAGCTGCAAGAGAGAACGATCCCAGTCGGGGAGCCAGTGCACGGCGGGGTGTACAGATCATTGACGATGAACCACAGCCACTAAGCAATGGAGGCTGCTGCTCTGGTTCTTAA